TCTCAGCCTCGAATAAGGAATACATGAGAAGAACCTTGTGTTTAATGATATCGCGTTGTACAACGTAGACTACAatgaaaacataatattaagatataatattatagataattattttctcgcgCTTATGATAAagcatagatatttttatagttatttttttattgcaagatTAGTGTGATctcttttttagaatatacaaggaataaaaatttgattatatctcttcaaaatatgacaaatgtgtacactgaaaaaaaatttatttaatctaaaaaaatatttagtttaatacattgaaataagtatttatttaaattaagcaaaaacatatttgaatcaataaaatatattactgaatagtaaaatagacaatatattttactaattcaaatatatttttacttaatttaaataaatacttgtttAAACGTATTGAACTaaatgtttttgtaaattaagtaaatttttgtcAGTGTATATTAAATACGATGAAGCAAATTAAATGTCTGTCCAAAGAtgatctcatttttttattatgtaatgatTCTGTTTACTTCGATAAAGAGAACGATAAAACGATAACAAAAACTAAATTTGatgtagatttattttatatttacataataaaacttatacgTCAATTTCTTTGACATATTTTGTTCACGATccaattttcacaaaaatctTCATTACTAATGATTTATATTCAGAAAGtactgaattataaaaatatcacattcgTAATCAACCATAACCGTAATAACGTGATTTTGAAATGATTTCGTCTTCCTGCTTCGatattatgtacaaaattaatcaggaaataattaagcaatatctttaattaattgaaaattacgtTACGTTATTCACGAATCAGTAAAATCAGTttgttctttaatattttatagaagacGATAATCTTTCGCGTAGTCTAGTAATTCAAATGTttcaatgcaaaataattgaagaaacaAGTGCTAATTTTCGTGCCCTATCATTACAATTGTGTGAATACACATGTGTCGTGATCAAGTGCCGTTGCAATTTTCGTaggtttaaaatttaatcacgaATTGAGAATCGAGTGTATAGTATCAAAATCGCCAAAGGATTTTACAGTAATACAGCTATTCGCATCGTCATAGTACACGGAATGCTGTGCATACAGTGGTCGATTGCTTTGATCCTTGAATCATTGGTTCCCGAGGTTGACATTATCGATCCGAGAGTTCATCATGTACTGACGCATGTTAGACCAATATTAACACTTGAAAATCGAACTGAAGGATTGTTATGAAATATCATCGCAAAAAATGaatgtaaaacaatattctataaaagttcGCGAGtgtaaaaatcgtaaaaataattcataaaaataaaacaactttttttatatcttctaaACTGTATATTAACTCTTAGCTTCAGATAATGAAATCGCTATGTGATTAGCGtccgaaaatattattttgtatccaaactattttaacaaatatttttttcgatgaaaaatatcttgtttttatgtgactttattttattttctctggtTACGTATTCTGGAGAgatcagaataaaaaaatcaaaatttttgacCGTAAGcaacacataaaaaaaaaaaattaacttgcaCTAAATCGATGTTAccttaaacaataaaaaacaaatattgaaaggattaaaagattttgcaacaacatataatgaataaatggCACTAATGAGTTTTCTAAACTAAACCTCCGGAAaacttgttttttaaatttattttatacattattacttTGCATTTACGGTTTGCAATGCACATGTTATTTTTTCGAGAATTGTTAAACGCAGcgcaaatacatataaaatacatattgcaAATAGTTTTAcctctattttttattgtatatgctTGAGCTGAATGTAACATCCACGAAGACTAAAGAGGGAGCAGAGAAGCATTTGCGCGTAAATTGTGCGTGTAAAGACCGAATCGACGATGTGCGATCATTCGCGGCACCCTTTAAGACGCGTACTTAGGTTGCCGACCCTCATCAGTAGTACGCTACGTCGAGTCGAGAAGAATTGTTACGGGATGTTCCACGCAcgcgcgagaaaaaaaaaaaagaaatcgacTAACGACGAGTTTGCCACACTCTCAACGACTGAAACTGGGTGATGACGCACATCCTTCATCTCTTAGGTCCAACACACGTCGCCAAACAACGTGGCACCAGACCGGCGCCTGTCAGGGACGACTATGGAAGAAAGTATCCGGAAAGGAGTATCCTACTCaagttatgaaaaaagaaaaaaaaaaaaaaaaaaaaaaaaacaacttcTCCTCGGTATAAAAATGCGTATTTATgcgaataaattttgtttgtttttccGGAGGAATATTATTCGTTTTGATAAAGTAtcaaataagaagaaaaaatataggtatacgaccaaaaaaattttgaattatgtaACTTTGTCGTTTCAAGAGAGACGCCGCGGAACGCACttcttgtacattttatactttatacgtATGAGAGCGTTGAgagacaattatttttaaatgataattatgtaACTATTGATAATTACTTATTTCTAAATGAAATAATGTCGCGGGTGCTTTTGCGAGCAATTAAAGACCtgacgataaattttattagtttctatataaatacgtCCTTGACTGTACCATAAATAAAGAAGACCTTGAAGAAACGTATAGCATGTATAAGAACAAGACGTAAATCACTGACAAAAATATCTGTATGCTAATTGACAGAAAATTGCACAATTTAGGATAATCAAAATTGCCAAAAAGAAGTTTTTAAACAAGCGcgctctttaataaaatattttatttatctcaacagaatatattaattaatataattgtcgaagaatatatcatatttttttctttttaatttttttccatatgaACAAACATTGATCAAAACACACTGACGGATAGTTATTATCTACCTGTaccaaaataattgaaatgatTTATTCTTCGACCAGTCGTGTAACAAAAGCCTCAATATCACGCAAGAACACTCCCgtcaatatttcattttgtgtTACATGTAAAAGGCTTTCAGCACATTTACAACAAGGTACAGTAAAAGCGTACCCTTCAAAAGACAGTTATTTAGAACACGCAAAATTAAATGGAATTTTCGCATGACGACgatctttgaaaaattaaatttttgataggAAAGAGAGCTTGGAACAAGAATCGTCTGACCGTATCCATGATTTATTCATCGGTTTTCTCAAAGTTTTCATGTCGTGCATTACAAAAGTCCATCGAAAACATTCTTCCTCTGACGAGTCAGTTGACACATGAAAAGGATTGAACggatgatttaatttttccttaacGTGCCTTTTAAATTGAATtccaaaattctttattttatgaaattatgatTACTATTATGGTTATTTACAAACGCGattcaaaatttgttttcatattttattccatttttattcaatgtacaaattcaatatattgtgaaaaaatattgtacaatcaaaaattatattttactttttattaattttttgaaatattattaataacgaaatattttcaagataaacCAAGAGCAACCCAACCTTAATGTTGTAATGTagtaaattttactttctaatttcttattaatcgTATTCcgaggaaaagaattttatcatcGCACGCAATTGCTGAGTAGAAAAACGtgtcttattaaaattaaaataagattgttatgaaaataacaaagcgtttgcaaaatattgcaatcCTTAAATATGCGCTGCGTTTAATTCTCGAAAAAATaatgtgattaaatatttcaatatttatatttgtatatataatatatataatatatatttgtatatatatatatatatatatatatatatatatatatatatatatatatacattaatataattattttagtaagaTTGCTTTCCCAAGAAGCGCGCGAAAAGCTGacgttaaatttattagaatgcGTGTTCCGGGAACAACATTTGTGCGGATTTCTCTGTGCgacactatatataaaataaactttctgTGTGCTTGTTTGTTATGACATCTCGAGCGAAAAGGGTAAAAAAGCTAGTGCCGTAACTAGATGAGCGTGTATATATTCAACGTTTCGGAAACAATTCTTGGTCGAACAATTCAGGATGCCGGGCGTGTACTATTATCGATCCTCGAGTTATCTAATAACTACCTTCTTCAATAACTATCTCGCAATTTACGCAAAACATTAGCTTCTGACCTTGCGTAACACACAGGTATCGGCGTAAAACGATGTTGCGTTATGCATTTTCTCATTAGGCACACAAGGTCCCTCTTTCTTGTTTCTATTTAGCGCGACATTTTAGCACCAAACATAGATACCGattcttaattcttttatttattcagtGAGAAAATTGCTTTCATCAATGCAACAAATTTCaactgcaagaaaaaaaaactaaaactttttaaatttctatgttccatatttactaaaaaaaaaaaaaattttttttttcgattgaaAATCGATctgagtattttatatatttgagttttatacatgcatatttataaaatgtatgtataaaattcccagttaaaacaatatatatatatatatatatatatatatatatatatatatatatatgaaataacattcttgaaacaaaattgaaatggagatatttttatgttatcataTTTGTagatgtactaaaaaaaagaaaagaaagcataagtgctttttaataatactgaataatgagatataaatatttgttagaatattaatagaaataaaccCTTATTCTATACTGATGGGTTATTtccgtgatttttctaacagcGTCAATTCCTCAAAAACGAATAATCGtagaacaatatatttaagcatattttttatatttatattattctagtATTTAGAAGAATCAACGAAggtatacaaatttttcagaCTTCTTAAAACTTTCAcctattaataaacttatcaaaAATACGTTTAACCACGGTTAAAAGGTAAATAAAAACAGTAGAATAGAGTGAGGGTTAATTaagatttcttattttgtgaatagaattttaattagttcaACTCTGATAAACTTAAtcgacaattaattaaactgaCAGATGTGCCGTTACGCACATAATGAAACtttgaatttcaaatataattcgttatttctaatcttatctttttcttcatctatcaattaaaacgaaaagataataatattatatcatattaacaaaatactCCAGATAAATGATaagttgattaaataattggaGTTTTATCGTATATtgatctcaattttttatcgaagcaaaatgataaaaaagaaaaacaaaactttaaaataacaaacagAATTTTCgtttaatcgaaaaaaaaaaataaacatttttatattagtcaAAAGTTTCCTGCCGGAAACACCCAGATCGGCTTTCGCCcgaaacaaaattgtttttgagTTTGCTCGAAGCGAATCTCCGCCCCAATTTCGAAACAGGAGCGtctgtaattttttacgtttcattTGAATACTCTGCATACATGCCTTAGAGTATGAGTGCATTCAAAGAAAAACGCACACGAAAAGAGATGTCGCTTCGCGAAAATGCAGTCTCCAAATTCCCATGAtcctccaaaaaaaaaaagaaaagaaaagaaaagaaaaaacggaGACACGACAGAGGAAAGCGCAAGTATTCTCGATGAAATTTCTCTCGATTTTCTCGACGTCTACGCGAACGAATCTCGACAATTTTCGCGCGTCCGGCAATCTAGGACGCGTCGGATGgggaaaaaattatagacgCGGTATGACCGCGTTACACCATATGCGGTAATTTAGAGAAAAGCCGATTAAGTGCGGTACTTACAAGTCGCATGTGGTGAGAAACTCCGAGAGCTCGCTAACACCCGCTGCGACTGCAGAAACCGCGCCACGCACATTCGGAACCGTCCCGGTTTAACCGCGGAAAACACACTCGTCGCTCTTCGAGCGACGCGACACGAGCTCGCCGACAGTTTGAGGTTATACACCAGAGAGGGTGTAAGTCGGGATCGGAGTGAGAGAGGGAGAGTGGGAGAGAAAGCGAacgtgagaaagagagagacggcgACTGAGAAGGAGGGatggaggggggggggagagagagagagaaaaagagggagtATTTTCTTGCGGAATCACCCGGTTGTGCACGCACATCGAACGCGAGGAAAAAAAACCACGCGGTATCCTGTCATCGTTCATGCATGCACGTGTGTAtatgcgtatatgtatatgtatatgtatgcgaATACGCATGTATACGCGTCCGTATTTACGTATGCAAGAGCGGccggaaaagaaaaaagaaaaaacctgCCGCACTCACGTTCGACTGGACTACATACTCAGAagtgcgttttcttttttttcctgacACCCCTCATCTTCCTTCCACGGTGCGGCGCGCGTTCCTCCTTAGTCGCGACCGTGCCACTCGAGTTGACGCGACCGTAGTAGACGTCACTACACACTACACCCGGCATGCGCGGCAAAAGGTCCGCTATAGACTACATATATAGACGGCAATCGACGAGACGAAAGAGCCGGCGGCGAAATCGTGAGAAAGGGGAAGAATGACAACGATGGACACGAAACGCCACCCAAGTCCATCGCCATTTTCCGGAAGCTTCTAGCAATCTCcatcattttttatctatcgATATAATACGCTCCTCCGATAAGTCCGCttgattttactaaaattatatattcttgcgcgcgcgatatttttctgggaaattaatttcttcatatTGTAGACCATGCGTTGTACACTAAATGAGCACGTGTTTTGCTCGTTCTGAATGAATTAacgatgaattaaaatatataaaaatcaaataaactaTGCGTGTTCAagaaaacttaaatatattacgtgATCGTGTTTTTTGAACTGTAATAATtgctcaattttaaattaagaaaaaaaacaaacgatTGACACTTGTGTGAGATTCAATAATCACTTTTATCTCCGAGATAAGCGTAATTTTCATTCGTACTTAATAATCTTAaactatgtacatataattattaaaatataataaaatttattaaaataaatttatttatatatttattaagatgtgataaaatttattggaatGATAGAAAATAGTCTCGATGTATCCCTTTTCACAGTTGAAGAATATTTGATTTTCGACCAGAGACTGATTTCGAAATTCCCGCCAAACGCTTGGCCCGCCAAGCGCGACTCGTGCATGAATTGAATACACGCGAGAGGAACTCGGGCTAACTCGAGCGTCCATGGTGTCCCGGACCGCCGCTCCTACGGGACGCGCGAACCACAAGGCGCATGCCCCGGGCGGtttattatcttctttctGTTCAAGTGCCATTTCGTTGCATGCAGTGCAGTCTATAAAACAGAATGCGTTCCCCGCGGGTCTCGAGTTTCCTATCACTTATCGTCATTCGTAGCGTATAAACATAACAGCACGCGGTCATTAGCTCGATTCATATTGTGTTTACGTATCCGTTCTGACACATGGGAGCGCGGCCGGAACGCGGCTAAAATCGCGTCCGCTACACCATCCACGGCGATCGTAAAAGACGGGCCCGGATATCCGTTCGTGGCGTCCCCCAGGCGTCTTCTAGAATATCCGATCGGGATCTCGTCGACGAGTGGCCGCGCAAAAATGTCATCCAGCTACGCGGACGGGTTATCGCCGTACGAAAACAAAGGAGTGTTGGGACTGGAGGAggtgagaagaaaaaaagaagaaaatactCGGCGGgatcgaatcttttttttttttttctttttgacagGACGCGTGTACGACGTTTGATTTGTCATCGCGATCGAGCGAGACTTTATTTTATGCTTCGAGtgatgctttatttttttttttttttttttttttttttttttttttttttttttcatttctcttttcctctctacTCTTATTGTCCTTGATTGCAGAGATACGACAGCGTTGAGACTCTTCGGCTGAAATGCGGCCTCCTGGCCGAATGGATACAGGGCGCCCGTCACGTCGTGGTGCACACCGGCGCCGGTATCAGCACCGCTGCGGGTATCCCGGATTTTCGGTGACTATCGTCTGCCGATTTTTTCTGAGATTTGACTTTTGATAGTTCCTGCCCCTTGCCCCCTCCCTTTCCATCTGAATTCACTTGTGTCATCCCCTCTTCTACTGAAGATAGCATTTGACACTTTGTATAACAGGTGTGATACATGAAGAATCTTGCAGCATGAAAGTCAAGTATGACATGAAAGCATAACAATGCTAAACTGTTGggttataataatgtatttttatgaaaaagaatcTCTTCGCACCATTgtcacgatatatttttaaaatgtatgtacatatatttttagagtTTCTCTAAACcgcaaataattttgtagCTCTTATATTGAAACTCAAATATGAGAGATGTAAATAACcaaacttaataattatttataaattcagggacagattaagaaaaaatttaataattaaaatgcaatataaaacacatattGTGTTGATCTATTTTGAgcacaatctttttttatattagggGTACAAATGGTGTGTGGACATTGGAACAAAAAGGTTTAAAGCCTTCGATGAACATTTCCTTTGATGAAGCAATTCCTACAAAGACACATATggcattgaaaaaattgatagaagCCAGTGAGTGTTGATCATCGAAGAGAgctataaaagttttaagagTTTTACAATTCTCTATATTCAGTATTTATATGTTTggtacaagattttttttttttttagaaagagtaaaatttatcataagtCAGAATATTGATGGTTTACATCTTCGATCAGGAATATCAAGGCAATATTTAGCAGAACTGCATGGAAATATGTTTACAGAACAGTGTGATAAATGTGGCaggtttgtatataaatatatgattaaaaaaagattatatatatgtaattgcatGCTTGCTTAATTTTGTAGGAGAAATGTGTGTAAgctagtaattataaaataatagaaagacggattaattacaataataaaatatatcggttttattataataagaatactGAAAGAATTCTCAAATTACTTCGCAGACAATTTATTCGTAATTTTGCAACCAAAAGTGTGGGAAAAAAGTCTTTAGATACTGTATGCAGATCAGAGCAGATAGGCGGTCGTCCGTGCCGCGGCCGAATGCACGATACTATTCTCGATTGGGAGCATAATTTACCAGACAGTGATTTGACATTATCTGATTTACATTCCAGGTAAacgataatattttgcatcaaCATTTAACAACTAGTTTAAATAtgcttataattaaataaaacatgcttaaaattattatgtgtatacaaactttgttattattattttatatggatatatattatcaaaaattataaattataaatatagcatGATTTTAATGTGGCTTTTATGGAATATCTCAGGAATGAATATCTatggaatatttttgtaataaaaattctggcgaatacttttttttaatatcattatctatcaatattacatataatttagaagCTCGCGCTTTTTTTAGCGTTGCCGATTTAAGCATATGCTTGGGAACAACGTTACAAATTATTCCAAGCGGTAATCTACCTTTGTACACGAAAAAATACGGAGGCCGTCTTGTTATATGCAACTTACAACCAACAAAGCATGTAAGATTATGATActcaacttttataaaaaacttataaagcACGCTTTTGTTAAAGTACAACTAAAATAAACTGTGATTACAGGATAAAAAGGCtgacttaattattaatggcAACGTTGATGAAATAATGATCGCAGTCATGAAAAAGTTGGGATTGGAAATTCCAGAACATGAAAGCAGTATGGATCCGACACGAAATTCCGATACAACGGCTAAAGAAATGGACTGGACAATTCCGACCAGCAGAGTAAAAGA
Above is a genomic segment from Anoplolepis gracilipes chromosome 3, ASM4749672v1, whole genome shotgun sequence containing:
- the Sirt6 gene encoding NAD-dependent protein deacetylase Sirt6 isoform X1, translated to MSSSYADGLSPYENKGVLGLEERYDSVETLRLKCGLLAEWIQGARHVVVHTGAGISTAAGIPDFRGTNGVWTLEQKGLKPSMNISFDEAIPTKTHMALKKLIEAKRVKFIISQNIDGLHLRSGISRQYLAELHGNMFTEQCDKCGRQFIRNFATKSVGKKSLDTVCRSEQIGGRPCRGRMHDTILDWEHNLPDSDLTLSDLHSSVADLSICLGTTLQIIPSGNLPLYTKKYGGRLVICNLQPTKHDKKADLIINGNVDEIMIAVMKKLGLEIPEHESSMDPTRNSDTTAKEMDWTIPTSRVKEMNVLYKKVCKPMRRKRKTFMYERERTDPIKETKSRKQAFKQEIKSNDNITTSNEVCKTENEHVVKNPLKVEETVEDVETYRYSMEDTTEHNTDLKMNETV
- the Sirt6 gene encoding NAD-dependent protein deacetylase Sirt6 isoform X2, whose protein sequence is MKKNLFAPLSRYIFKMGTNGVWTLEQKGLKPSMNISFDEAIPTKTHMALKKLIEAKRVKFIISQNIDGLHLRSGISRQYLAELHGNMFTEQCDKCGRQFIRNFATKSVGKKSLDTVCRSEQIGGRPCRGRMHDTILDWEHNLPDSDLTLSDLHSSVADLSICLGTTLQIIPSGNLPLYTKKYGGRLVICNLQPTKHDKKADLIINGNVDEIMIAVMKKLGLEIPEHESSMDPTRNSDTTAKEMDWTIPTSRVKEMNVLYKKVCKPMRRKRKTFMYERERTDPIKETKSRKQAFKQEIKSNDNITTSNEVCKTENEHVVKNPLKVEETVEDVETYRYSMEDTTEHNTDLKMNETV